ataattttaaaggtTGAAGATTTGTCCGTTATCTTCTCTAagtattatttaattgaataattaagtGTCAGCATCATAAATGTTGACATTTGCGTTAAAATCTTATAATATTTaaggagatgaaaaaaataaagattatgTGTATTATTGCAAGAGTAATAATTTGAAGATTTcttctaatatattttattttttctttatgtttggagaatgtgttaTAAGTAAGTTGGAGAtagttttatctttttattattttttctttgtgatGCTCGAGATATGccttaacaaaaattataaatgcttagtaatttttttaaacaaatacttatttatagaaaaaaaggTAATAATGGTcacatatttaataaatttttgaaatatgtcttatattatatattttaaatttattttaatattaaaggGAAATTAagacttattttaataaatatcaaaatatgattttttttcataattattttaaataacggggtaaataaaattaatccaTTAccaattctttgaattttggCCTTTTAGAATGGACatccttaaatttcaaaatttgtttatttaatttttaaatatttaaaatatacttctaatttgaaaatgtttttaatattatttttaatattataaaacgattttaaaacatttttaaaattataaaaatagtctaaaatctttttgatgatttaaaaataaaaatatttcaaaaatactaaaacaaCACTTCCAAGACGTTTCGTACATGATAGGTATTGTAAAAACAATTGTAATGTTttgttttacttaatttttgtttttatttttcccgcGCCGCTAATCATCATATAAATTACACAATCATCATATAAGAACAAGGCGTGAATGTCGCGTTAGAATGTATTCTCCCTTTCGTTACCAATCGCTGGCCCTTCGATTCTCCCacaaacctctctctctctctctctctctctctgcgatGGCTTCCAACTTTGAGATCTGAATAGTTCTTCAATGTCTGGAATCGGAATCTCGTCAGAATTCACGAAAGCTTCCGACATCCACATCAATCCCATCATGAAATCTCGGAAATCCATTTGTTCCGTTCCTTAACAAGGCAAGCTGCTCCCATTTCGAAACTCTAATCATCGTAATTCAAgagatttttcaatttcatcacTCATTGGCACATCGAATTAGATTCGGAAATCGGAGTTCAGTTGGCAGAAAGTTTCAAGGTTTGGGAGTGATTTCCCTCGATCAATGTCGGAGCCAGCGAAGCCGGCTCTGAAAAGGCCGCCGGGCTACAGACCGCCCGGTTCGCAGGGCTACACTCCCGCTCCCAGAAAACCGGCCCTCCCGCCGTCGCTCCGCCCCAGGAAGAGAGGCCGCTCCcgctgttgctgctgctgctgcctcaCCGTCCTCCTCCTCACCGTCCTCATCCTCCTGATTGCTCTCCTCGCCTGCTTATTCTTCCTCTGGTACGACCCCAGGCCGCCGGTTTTCCACCTCCAGAAACTAAAATTCTCCCGGTTCGATGTCAGCACCGGTCCGGACGGACCGGCCCTGAACTCGCAGGCCGTGGTCATGGTCCAGGTGAGAAACCCCAACGCCTATCTGAACATCATCTACGACAAAACCGAGGTCTCCTTGAAGACGGAGATCGCGGATTTGGGAGCGGGGAGCTTACCGGCTTTCACGCAGAAGAGGAAGAACACGACGGCATTGAAGTTCACGGTGGTGGAAAAGAACGAATTGATTGGGAATTCGGTGTCGaagaagctcaaggatggggtTCGGAGAAAGAGCTTGGTGATGGAGACGGAGGTTCGGACCGGGATTGGGATGGCGGCGAACGGGTGGAGCTCCATGACGGTGCCTGTCAAGGCCTTGTGTGGGGGCCTGAGTCTGAAGCAAGTTGAAGGCGGTGCTGTGCCCAAATGCTCAATCTACATTTTCAAATGGTAAATTTTCAATCCCAACTCTACTCATTTACATCCTTTACTccaaatttcatttcatttaatgtTCTATTCATTCATTGTTCATGCAAATGAgtaaaccataaactctgtgcTTGCCAAATTCCTCTGTCCAGCTTGGCCTCAGAGTAGCTAATACCTGAAGACATTAAGAGAAAAGATACGTTTGGCATGGTGGATATTGTCATTAAACAACAAAGATGCGAAATAGAGCAAGAAAATAATTAACGAATATGAGAGTTGCATGATTCGATTACAGCATATGATCTACATTTGGAAAGAGGTAAACAATTTTACgatgaaaaaattaaaacaatacaATTGGTTAGGTCTCATAAATTCAGAAATTCCAACacattcaattattttttgtttgtttgttttaaagaAAAAGTGTCTAATAGAGACATTATATACCTGCCCATTTAGAGCTTATCTGGCTTGCACCTAACGGTCCAAGCCCTGTTACCACCCAGTTCTCTaaacaaaatcatatttttttttcaaattatttgaaaaaaataaattctaataatggatttaaatttaaaaattaagacatATTTAACAGAAATGTTGTCACTTTTAACCTAGCAGTTGTTGGGTTGGAATGGCATAGAGACATTTGCCTTTCTTGTTCAGTGAACAAAATATAGTTTAGTTTCAAATAAGGGTAACTTTAATTGAGTTCTTTTGTCAAATAAGATAGTGACACTTCATATTAAAGGTATCCCTTATGGAGTTTTCCCTTCATAATAATATTGTTTAGATATATGTTGGGAAATTAACAAGCAATGTATAAGGTGatctattttttgtatttagtaTGAAGCTCGTGTTCATTTGAAATGCTTCTTTTTTATATTGTAATTATGCATAATTGGGAAAATATGGTCTTCACTCAAAATGAAGGTAAGGTTACATATAAGAATAATTCTCACTCTTACAAAGCGAGAATTACCAAACTAATTGTACTCTTAATAATTAGCTAAAGTTAAATAATGAAaagatacaaaataaataaaaaaaataggtaGTTAAAAAAAACATGTCTTTTTTCTTATAAGTAGTGAAATTAGATAACTAGACCTTAAATAGTGATGGTTTTTGGTTTTTATCATTGTCTCAACCTGCCTCAAGTGTAACCAAACTTCACCCGTAAGTGGTCTAATCATTtgtaacaatttaaatattagattaataatgaaatttgaacttaaaatttaattttactttgATACCAGTATGTcattaaaaaacttaaattgttagataaagagttaattttatctttttatgatattattttaatctcaacAATAATCATAATCTATCTTATTGTAGAACTTAAGAGCGTCGTCTAATGTAATTGTTAATTAACTGTCAAGAATGAGAGAGGAAGGCTTGTGTTTTGTGCTCTTGCTTAAATGAGCATTATTCAACCTTGTGCTAATAAATTTGGATTAATTTGGTGTCTTGATGCAGGCTCAAGATTAATTAGTTCATAATGGGTGCAATGCAACTAAACCATACAATGATACAACATTAATGCAACAACTCCTGTACATCCTTTTCCACTCCTCTCGGGTGGCTTAAACGCACAGTTGATGGAGAAAGGTTGGTGCCATCTCTTCATCAAGTCCTGACCTTACAGTGGTACCATATATGCTCCTGTCTAAGTTAATATCTATTCATGTTCTTGCCTTGCATTTTTTTTCATCATGGAGATCATATAAAAAAGAATATGGGtcagaaagaaaaaagagagaattgaagagggTATCATTTACAACAATCTAATCCATTGCATACTGTACAAACTAGTCAAGAACGTATTTGTTGTTTACGGATTGTGTATCGATTGTTTTTGGATGAAATGGTTGGTGCCCAGTGATCCTTTTTTgcatgtttaattaattatttgattttggttGATGAAACTGAAGACTTATTCATTATGTTCGGTGCGGAATGGTTTTAAATGGATAGAGAAAGGGATTAAGCATGGGACTAGAAATAGAACAAAATGGCTATTTTATTCCATCCTTATGGTGAAAGGGCAACCTTTACAGGAACTCTCTTCCTGCCTTCGAAGGAAGGATGCTTTTGCTTTCTTTGCCAAGAAGATAATGTGATGTACCATCTAAATTTGTTGCATTCAGATCTGTCTCTGGGTGATCAGTCAACATTCCAGCAGTGGtgggtaattttttttaaaacgaTAATTCCACAATTAACATCCTTTAATTATGCTAGgcaagttaatttaattatgcataTATGCCTTTAATAGTTAGTTTATGTGTATATTTTGTGCATATTTCCTTGTACCAaatttatattatgtaattaaaGTCACGCCTCCTTACTCACCTCTCCTCAATCTCAAACAGACTGGGCTAagtagaaaaatatgaaaataactaTAGAGTTCAAGGTATATAACTATTATGGATGCTTAGTTTAGGATCCTTAGCCATACTTAGTATCTTTTCAAGACTTACTTTTTAAGATATTAGTTATTTCTTTACTTAAATTAATAGATTATAtgagataaaattatatgattaaCGTAACTCGAAATTATAACTCTTGTATTGAAAAGGAGATAGATTTAATTTACGTCAACTACTAAACTATATGTTTACTTTTACtattagagtgtgtttgattgcacacatttttcatgaaaaatatgtaattattacacattttctatggaaaacaatcaaatattcttaattttttcatgaaaaaatatgtatggtacaactatttaaaactttttttcatggaattcatttttcaagagggtgagatggtttttgttttctaagcaatattacctagaatttaattctagataatgcaatcaaacacacctttagtTTTCATGTGATTGTTTTAATtctcttaataaaaatataaatttgtttggGAGTATATGATACTTGGTTTTATACATTATTTGTAAGGGTGAAACAGGACTGGCTCAAGGGCTTACGGGCCTAAGCTATCACTAATTTAGGCCCAACAAAGAACCAGCTGCTAACcattaatatatcatattttgtgtCACGTTATTACATATGTATaacacattaatatataaaaatatcataatttaatatc
The Diospyros lotus cultivar Yz01 chromosome 12, ASM1463336v1, whole genome shotgun sequence DNA segment above includes these coding regions:
- the LOC127787261 gene encoding NDR1/HIN1-like protein 13, with product MSEPAKPALKRPPGYRPPGSQGYTPAPRKPALPPSLRPRKRGRSRCCCCCCLTVLLLTVLILLIALLACLFFLWYDPRPPVFHLQKLKFSRFDVSTGPDGPALNSQAVVMVQVRNPNAYLNIIYDKTEVSLKTEIADLGAGSLPAFTQKRKNTTALKFTVVEKNELIGNSVSKKLKDGVRRKSLVMETEVRTGIGMAANGWSSMTVPVKALCGGLSLKQVEGGAVPKCSIYIFKWLKIN